Sequence from the Crassostrea angulata isolate pt1a10 chromosome 9, ASM2561291v2, whole genome shotgun sequence genome:
TTTCCACTTGTCTTGTTCTTCAAGTTCTCTGTGTGTTCCATCACAGAATGGCTGATTCTTCGTCTGTTTACAATTACACAAGAAATATGTCTTTTCTTCTTCCACCCGAAAAACCAAAGGTTTGAATTTGACTTTTGTCCAGTTCCGGTCAGCTAATGTCTTGTGTGTTCCATCACAAAGGGgctgaaacaaaaaaaacttcattttaatcatacaatttatttttttaaatcatgataaCAATTTACTGAGGGATTTAactattatttttcatatactattgatgctattatgTTTAGGTTAAGTCATCCATCAATAAAATaaaggctatgcctgtccacttttttatatcattacaaATACAATAGATCATAGAAGCTTTAGAGTTGAACAACCACCTTTGACAATCATAAATATGGAAGAAATGTCATCTATCTAATACATAGAGTTGTCAACTTCAAATAAATAGAACtcaaattgtacaaaacattgGAATGCAACCAGCTGTATTTGATTTTTGAAccaacaataaaaattaaaaagaaatcatcTACCATCCATACCAAATTAATACATCAGTTAAATATTATTGTCCATAGATGAGATTTATATATGGTTGAACATGtgtgtttatatacatttcGTACAAAATCCAAAAACATTGATGCCagcaaaaattaatgaaacctcAGTATTGAACGTGTAACTAGTGCTGCTAATTTGCAAACCTGTGAGTGTGAGTAACCACAGGAACACCAGTGGTAATTCTTTCCAGGCTTCAGTTCAACTTTTGCTGGCTTCTTCTCATACACCTTCCCTTTCACACCCAACACTTGATTCTCATACTCTTTTAATACTTCAGATTCTGGGTCGAAGCCTTTTCTGAAATATCTGTGACGAACTGCTACCAGACACTGCAAGAGTTTGTAATGTATGATTATCATCAAaacttttacattaaaaataattgttaactatatatagataaacactGATAAATGCATGTACTTTTTGCCTTCCTTCTTCGTGACCACCCCTTTACCATGtttactataaaatacacaggTAGGTAAATAAAGCTATGTAAGTAAATCAAGCCACGTTGCTAAATCTAGTGATCAATTGTTCTGGGCCTGTTTGTTTCAGGCGAATAACACATAACTTGCCTAACAGAAAAAACTTTTAGACAGGTTAGGTAATTACATGAGACAGACTAAGTTAATGGCTGTCATTCGTcgttatttatcaaatttgttaaatgaacaTGCATGCGATAAATATCACGATACATTTTCGTATACTTTACCGTCTGGTTTTGTcgaataaacgaaatatttttcaaggacGATAAATGTTTCATGGAGAGCGCCATCTTTATAGTCCCGCagctaaaacaaacaaaataaaagtctgatttataaaaatcattaagcACTACAGTTAAATCTAAGATATTTCTTATATGATTAGTTATtgaatttttaagttatttaaaaaatactatttgTTTACATTCCCGTACTGGCGACCAGTTTATTTACCCCGTGACTATTTTGTTACTAACTTGACTTAGCGACCGGCATAGTAACGGTGAATTTAGGTGATCGAAAAAGCCTTTTCCCTAGTGTGTGTTCTACAACGGAGGAAATATGAGTCAAAGACAAGTTTTGCAAGGTAAattgatagtttatatatgcatgtttattctGATTTTACGCCATATCTTAAATatctgtaaatttaaaattgaaaaaaaaaatatactttaattATAGAGTTTCTCTCAACATGATTTAGTTTGTCATCAtttttgattgataaaactatacCTTGAATCAAAACAAAAGAGTTTTTGTTCTGTCAGTTATACTCTTTTGGAGGCagataaaatcatatttcatgAAAAGCATGAATTCATATATAtgattatatcatattttttttaccataaaaaCAACGGACTTTTCTGTTGATATATACGATAACATTACCTGCTTtgtaatatacattgtatttcagTTATTGACAtaaactgtttcaaatttgtatgATCTAAGCCTTTTGCAAAAAACGTTTGAACAAATTATAAGtgtatcttaattaaaatgcaGATCATTGATCATGCATACATATGTGactataaaaataacattattctCTCCATTAAAACCAAACAACTATATTCCCTGTCTTTCTTACAGTGTTTGAGCAGTATCAGAAGGCTAGAACTGGGTTTGTACAGACCGTAGCAGAGCTAGCCAGCAGGCCCCAGAACATTGAGACTCTTCAGAATGCTGGAGTTATGTCCCTTCTTCGACCGCTCCTTCTGGACATTGTGCCCACAATCCAGCAGACAGCTGCCCTCGCCCTCGGCAGACTGGCCAACTACAATGATGACCTGGCAGAAGCTGTTGTCAAAGGAGACATCCTTCCTCAGCTTGTTTATTCCTTGGCTGAACAAAATGTaggtttctctctctctctctctctctctctctttagaTCAATATTTCTCTCTCTTTTGATCTATAGTTCTATCTTCCTCCCAACATTCATAACATTATATAGTACTTgcgtatatatatgtattaatagaatttcaaaataggaagagaaaaccatttgttttttacattatcattataatttttttatttttttttacacatttaattCTTTGATAAATACATCTAGATTTTCTTAGATTCAATCAGtggttacatgtaattgaaagcCCA
This genomic interval carries:
- the LOC128163671 gene encoding CDGSH iron-sulfur domain-containing protein 3, mitochondrial-like produces the protein MALSMKHLSSLKNISFIRQNQTCLVAVRHRYFRKGFDPESEVLKEYENQVLGVKGKVYEKKPAKVELKPGKNYHWCSCGYSHSQPLCDGTHKTLADRNWTKVKFKPLVFRVEEEKTYFLCNCKQTKNQPFCDGTHRELEEQDKWKGKKE